From a single Nostoc edaphicum CCNP1411 genomic region:
- a CDS encoding ATP-binding protein, translating into MLTIVQQDHLTVKSELRLLNQVQEWFEQFCLQHLSQLGWSKTQLDRLNLALAEGFTNAVRHAHHALPPETTIEINVYLWIDRLEIRIWDYGKPFNPDAIAEPAPGTLQVGGYGWFLLRRLADRVVYERGTDGRNCLLIVKYSVEAQK; encoded by the coding sequence ATGCTTACTATAGTGCAGCAAGACCATCTGACGGTTAAGAGCGAACTCAGGCTCCTAAACCAGGTGCAAGAATGGTTTGAGCAATTTTGTCTGCAACATTTGTCTCAACTTGGCTGGTCAAAAACCCAACTTGATCGCCTTAATTTAGCATTAGCAGAAGGCTTTACCAACGCTGTTCGTCACGCTCATCATGCTTTACCGCCGGAAACAACTATTGAGATTAATGTTTATTTGTGGATTGACCGACTAGAGATTAGAATTTGGGATTATGGAAAACCTTTCAATCCTGATGCGATCGCAGAGCCAGCCCCAGGTACTCTACAAGTAGGCGGGTATGGATGGTTTCTCCTCCGGCGGTTGGCAGACCGTGTTGTATACGAACGCGGTACAGATGGTAGAAATTGCCTGCTCATCGTCAAATACTCTGTAGAAGCACAAAAGTAA
- a CDS encoding GDP-mannose 4,6-dehydratase, translating to MTKTALITGITGQDGYYLSHLLLNRGYRVVGLVPPHRQPNLTKLGTLANQVEIFTVDLRDSAALLTAVEQLRPQEIYNLAAPSFVPDSWNDPLGTLDLITGTATRLLEAVRKVGLSTRFYQASSSEMFGDVFLSPQDEETPFRPKNPYAAAKMHAHWTMVHHRQRYGLFACSGILYNHESPLRAPQFVTRKVSLAVASIKLGLTDTLEMGNLDAKRDWGFAGDYVEAMWLMLQVDEPEEYVIGTGKLHSVRDLVATAFESVGLDWTHHVVLNTSLLRQDEHFQLVANPSKAKRNLGWEPQVSFEELLEKMVKTDLERLQSGAIAPLPRV from the coding sequence ATGACTAAGACAGCCCTAATTACAGGAATTACTGGTCAAGATGGCTACTATCTCAGCCATTTGCTTCTCAACCGTGGTTATCGTGTTGTAGGATTAGTGCCTCCACATCGACAACCGAATTTGACAAAACTGGGCACACTGGCAAATCAGGTAGAAATTTTTACGGTTGACTTGAGGGATAGTGCGGCGCTATTGACCGCAGTTGAACAACTACGTCCCCAAGAAATTTACAATCTAGCGGCTCCCAGTTTTGTCCCCGACTCCTGGAACGATCCGTTGGGAACCCTAGACTTGATAACTGGTACAGCTACTAGACTCTTAGAAGCAGTACGAAAAGTTGGTTTGTCTACCAGATTTTATCAAGCCAGCAGTTCAGAAATGTTTGGCGATGTATTCCTCTCGCCTCAAGATGAGGAAACTCCTTTCCGTCCTAAAAATCCTTATGCTGCGGCTAAGATGCACGCTCACTGGACGATGGTGCATCACAGACAGCGCTATGGACTATTTGCCTGTAGCGGAATTTTATATAATCACGAGTCTCCTCTACGTGCACCTCAGTTTGTCACACGAAAAGTTTCTTTAGCAGTCGCGTCGATAAAATTGGGTTTAACGGACACCTTAGAAATGGGTAATCTAGATGCCAAACGCGATTGGGGGTTTGCGGGAGATTACGTAGAAGCGATGTGGCTGATGTTGCAAGTTGACGAACCCGAAGAATATGTGATTGGTACAGGTAAACTGCATAGTGTTAGAGATTTAGTTGCCACAGCTTTTGAGTCTGTCGGCTTGGATTGGACACACCATGTAGTCCTAAATACTAGTTTATTGCGGCAAGATGAGCATTTTCAACTAGTAGCTAACCCCAGTAAAGCGAAAAGAAACCTCGGCTGGGAACCCCAAGTGAGCTTTGAGGAACTTTTAGAAAAAATGGTCAAAACAGATTTGGAGCGCTTACAGAGTGGTGCAATCGCACCCTTACCGCGAGTTTAA
- a CDS encoding YqeG family HAD IIIA-type phosphatase produces the protein MVWNNLLQPDLILEGSVLNLTPDIIQKYGLKGLVLDVDETLVPFTVGIASPELREWVEQIRTCTALCLVSNNLSEARIGGIARSLNLPYYLGAAKPSRRKIRAALRGMDLPVHQVGMVGDRLFTDVIAGNRLGMFTILVEPIVHADAALRSHPIRNFEVWISEILGASITPKKTKIHKS, from the coding sequence ATGGTCTGGAACAATCTTTTACAGCCTGACTTGATTTTAGAAGGTTCAGTGTTGAACCTAACACCAGATATTATCCAAAAATACGGGCTTAAAGGGCTGGTATTGGATGTAGATGAAACTTTGGTACCCTTTACAGTCGGGATAGCTTCCCCAGAACTACGAGAGTGGGTAGAGCAAATCCGCACCTGTACTGCATTGTGCTTGGTCAGTAACAATCTGAGTGAAGCGCGAATTGGTGGCATTGCGCGATCGCTCAACTTGCCTTACTACTTGGGTGCAGCCAAGCCTTCCCGACGCAAAATTAGGGCAGCACTTAGGGGAATGGATCTACCAGTGCATCAAGTGGGAATGGTAGGCGATCGCCTGTTTACCGATGTCATCGCAGGTAATCGCCTGGGAATGTTTACCATTTTAGTTGAACCGATTGTTCATGCCGATGCGGCTCTCCGCTCTCATCCCATCCGCAACTTTGAAGTTTGGATATCTGAAATTCTGGGAGCCTCCATCACCCCCAAGAAAACTAAGATTCACAAAAGTTGA
- the petD gene encoding cytochrome b6-f complex subunit IV, with protein MSTQKKPDLSDPQLRAKLAKGMGHNYYGEPAWPNDLLYVFPIVIMGSFAAIVALAVLDPAMTGEPANPFATPLEILPEWYLYPVFQILRSLPNKLLGVLAMGSVPVGLILVPFIENVNKFQNPFRRPVATTVFLVGTLVTVWLGIGAALPLDKSLTLGLF; from the coding sequence ATGTCAACACAAAAAAAACCTGACCTGAGCGATCCTCAGTTAAGAGCCAAACTCGCTAAAGGCATGGGTCACAACTACTATGGTGAACCCGCTTGGCCTAATGATCTACTTTACGTCTTTCCAATTGTGATCATGGGTTCCTTCGCTGCCATTGTGGCTCTAGCTGTGCTAGATCCCGCAATGACTGGTGAACCAGCAAATCCTTTCGCCACACCATTGGAAATTTTGCCAGAGTGGTACTTGTATCCAGTCTTCCAGATTTTGCGATCGCTTCCTAACAAACTTTTAGGAGTGTTAGCAATGGGTTCCGTACCAGTAGGTCTAATCCTCGTTCCCTTTATTGAGAACGTGAATAAGTTCCAAAACCCCTTCCGCCGTCCAGTTGCAACCACAGTATTCCTTGTTGGTACTCTTGTAACCGTATGGCTGGGTATTGGTGCTGCTTTGCCATTGGATAAATCTTTGACCTTGGGACTATTCTAA
- the petB gene encoding cytochrome b6 translates to MANVYDWFEERLEIQALAEDVTSKYVPPHVNIFYCLGGITLVCFLIQFATGFAMTFYYRPTVTEAFSSVEYIMNEVNFGWLIRSIHRWSASMMVLMMILHVFRVYLTGGFKKPRELTWISGVILAVITVSFGVTGYSLPWDQVGYWAVKIVSGVPEAIPVVGVLISDLLRGGSSVGQATLTRYYSAHTFVLPWLIAVFMLFHFLMIRKQGISGPL, encoded by the coding sequence ATGGCCAACGTTTACGACTGGTTTGAGGAACGCCTAGAAATTCAGGCGCTCGCTGAAGATGTCACTAGCAAGTACGTCCCTCCCCACGTCAATATCTTTTACTGTCTGGGTGGAATTACCCTGGTTTGCTTTCTGATCCAGTTTGCCACTGGATTTGCCATGACGTTCTACTACAGACCAACAGTTACTGAAGCTTTCTCCTCAGTAGAATACATCATGAATGAAGTCAACTTCGGTTGGCTAATTCGCTCCATCCATCGCTGGTCTGCGAGCATGATGGTGTTGATGATGATTTTGCACGTCTTCCGGGTTTATCTTACTGGTGGTTTCAAAAAGCCCCGCGAACTAACCTGGATAAGTGGTGTGATCCTGGCTGTGATTACAGTTTCCTTTGGAGTTACCGGCTACTCCCTACCTTGGGATCAAGTTGGCTACTGGGCTGTGAAAATCGTTAGCGGCGTACCAGAAGCAATTCCCGTGGTTGGTGTTCTGATTTCTGACCTGTTGCGCGGCGGTTCGAGTGTTGGTCAAGCAACACTAACTCGTTACTACAGCGCCCACACCTTTGTACTGCCTTGGTTGATTGCAGTCTTCATGCTGTTTCACTTCTTGATGATCCGCAAGCAAGGCATTTCCGGTCCTTTGTAA
- a CDS encoding DUF3727 domain-containing protein, with translation MFSPPFPEENDNAHAGSITLTDDKGRSLDCYIEHSLEVDGQEYVLLLPVDSPVEIFSWEGDDEEEEAVLVEDDNIIEQIFANAQAVLSEQNLILKNTAYALTVAGDLPPVEESELFTLEIEDEGEDLEPEQLQLLASFYDEDQEYAIYTPLDPLLFFARIAKTGEPELLSPEEFRQVQPLLEEHLFNEVE, from the coding sequence ATGTTTTCCCCTCCATTTCCTGAAGAAAATGATAACGCTCATGCGGGTTCCATCACTTTAACCGATGACAAAGGGCGATCGCTCGACTGTTACATAGAGCATTCCCTGGAGGTAGATGGACAAGAATACGTTTTACTTCTTCCTGTAGACTCACCTGTAGAAATTTTTTCTTGGGAAGGCGACGATGAGGAAGAAGAAGCAGTTCTAGTAGAAGACGACAACATAATTGAGCAAATTTTTGCTAATGCTCAAGCTGTACTATCTGAGCAGAACCTGATACTAAAGAACACAGCTTATGCTCTGACAGTTGCAGGCGATTTACCACCAGTTGAAGAATCAGAACTCTTCACCTTAGAAATCGAAGACGAAGGTGAAGATTTAGAGCCAGAGCAATTACAGCTACTCGCTAGCTTCTATGATGAAGATCAGGAGTATGCAATTTATACACCACTTGATCCACTGTTGTTTTTTGCACGGATAGCAAAAACAGGTGAACCTGAATTACTTTCTCCAGAGGAGTTCCGCCAAGTGCAGCCTCTGTTAGAGGAACATCTTTTTAATGAAGTGGAATAA
- the ctpA gene encoding carboxyl-terminal processing protease CtpA: protein MGFMNKQVFRVGFSLLMAFWLALGTLTQPALALTTEQKLVSEVWRIVNRTYLDETFNHQNWAAVRQKVLEKPLADSNASYAAIGKMLKSLDDPFTRFLDPEQYRSLQVNTSGELTGVGLQIALNSENGKLEVVAPIAGSPADKAGIRPRDRILKIEGVSTENLTLDEAATRMRGPSGSLVTLLIERDGEAETEIRLTRDRIALNPVVSELRVSTDNTPIGYLRLTQFNANASTELAHAISSLEKKGAAAYILDLRNNPGGLLQSGIEIARLWLDSGTIVYTVNRQGIQGSFEALGPALTNDPLVILVNQGTASASEILAGALQDNGRAQLVGETTFGKGLIQSLFELSDGSGLAVTIAKYETPQHRDINKLGIKPDTVISQAAINREEIGTEADLQYQAAVQLLVKNSVVAGKA from the coding sequence ATGGGGTTCATGAACAAACAAGTCTTTCGGGTTGGATTTTCATTGCTAATGGCGTTTTGGTTGGCGTTGGGTACGCTCACCCAGCCGGCTCTGGCTTTGACGACGGAACAAAAGCTGGTTTCGGAAGTTTGGCGAATTGTTAATCGCACTTATCTAGATGAGACGTTTAATCATCAAAACTGGGCAGCAGTCAGGCAAAAGGTTCTGGAGAAGCCATTGGCAGACTCAAATGCCAGTTATGCGGCAATTGGGAAAATGCTCAAGAGCCTCGACGATCCTTTTACCCGTTTTTTAGATCCAGAACAGTATCGCAGCTTGCAGGTAAATACTTCTGGGGAACTGACTGGGGTAGGATTACAAATTGCCTTGAATTCTGAGAATGGGAAGTTAGAAGTAGTGGCTCCCATCGCCGGTTCACCGGCAGATAAAGCGGGGATTAGACCACGCGATCGCATTCTCAAAATTGAAGGCGTCTCTACAGAAAATCTCACCCTTGATGAAGCTGCAACCAGAATGCGCGGGCCGAGTGGCAGCCTTGTCACTTTACTGATCGAACGGGACGGAGAAGCAGAAACGGAAATTAGACTGACACGCGATCGCATTGCTCTTAACCCTGTGGTTTCCGAATTGCGTGTTTCTACGGACAATACGCCTATTGGTTACCTACGCCTGACTCAATTCAATGCCAACGCCTCAACGGAATTGGCACACGCTATTTCTAGTCTAGAAAAAAAAGGGGCTGCTGCCTACATTCTAGATTTACGAAATAATCCTGGGGGGCTATTGCAATCAGGAATTGAAATCGCCCGTCTTTGGTTAGACTCTGGCACCATCGTTTACACTGTTAACCGACAAGGCATTCAGGGCAGTTTTGAAGCCCTTGGCCCAGCCCTGACGAACGATCCTCTGGTGATTTTGGTGAATCAAGGAACTGCTAGTGCCAGTGAGATTCTCGCCGGCGCACTCCAAGATAATGGTCGCGCACAGTTGGTAGGCGAAACCACCTTTGGAAAAGGCTTAATTCAATCCTTATTTGAATTATCAGATGGTTCGGGCTTGGCAGTCACAATTGCTAAGTATGAAACTCCTCAACACCGGGATATTAACAAACTAGGTATTAAACCGGATACAGTTATTTCCCAAGCAGCCATTAACCGCGAAGAGATTGGCACTGAAGCGGATCTGCAATATCAAGCAGCAGTACAACTTTTGGTGAAAAATTCGGTGGTGGCGGGGAAGGCTTGA
- a CDS encoding GNAT family N-acetyltransferase, translated as MSARIKMTSLLPRNLSVVIRPVQYRDLDGIERITQESFAALTPKGAGFAISQMQRLRRWYGLLKFLSWFPNPLQYRLCAYVAEQGRLLLGMIQVSPFNRTRSTWRIDQVLLERGVDKQGIGSQLLRHCFESILEARTWLLEVNINDVEALALYRQNGFQRLAEMTYWEIGPELLAELAQAEPDLPNLMPVSNADAQLLYQLDTASMPPLVRQVFDRNTRDFKTSLFGALTDAVKQWLTKTEVVSGYVFEPQRKAAIGYFQVQLDRKGEVPHAATLTVHPAYTWLYPELLSQLARIAQDFPQQGLQLASSDYQAEREEYLERIGAKRIEHTLVMSRSVWHKLRESKFVSLEGIQWTDMLQGLQPARKPIPGGMSWIQPGKLPSSEKPLPSKSEPINFSGKNPSMEASLIPESADVQQEN; from the coding sequence ATGTCGGCTCGAATAAAAATGACTTCATTACTTCCCAGAAACCTCAGCGTTGTTATCCGACCAGTCCAATACCGGGATCTGGACGGGATTGAGCGCATAACTCAAGAGTCATTCGCAGCCCTAACTCCCAAGGGAGCAGGTTTTGCCATCAGCCAGATGCAAAGGCTGCGTCGCTGGTATGGATTACTCAAATTTTTAAGCTGGTTTCCTAACCCGCTCCAGTATCGCCTCTGCGCCTATGTAGCAGAGCAAGGGCGGTTACTTCTAGGCATGATTCAAGTGTCACCCTTTAATCGGACACGCAGCACTTGGCGGATTGATCAAGTGCTACTAGAGCGTGGTGTCGATAAACAAGGAATTGGTTCGCAACTTTTGCGTCATTGCTTTGAATCGATTTTGGAAGCTCGCACTTGGCTACTGGAAGTTAATATTAACGACGTTGAGGCGCTGGCACTATATCGACAAAATGGATTCCAGCGTCTGGCAGAAATGACTTACTGGGAAATTGGGCCAGAATTGCTGGCTGAATTGGCACAAGCAGAGCCAGATTTGCCCAACCTCATGCCAGTGAGTAATGCTGATGCCCAGTTGCTATATCAACTAGATACGGCATCAATGCCACCTTTGGTGCGTCAAGTTTTTGACCGCAATACCCGCGACTTTAAAACCAGCTTGTTCGGCGCTTTAACTGATGCAGTGAAGCAATGGCTGACCAAAACAGAAGTGGTGAGTGGTTACGTATTTGAACCCCAACGCAAAGCTGCGATCGGCTATTTTCAGGTGCAACTTGACCGTAAGGGTGAAGTTCCCCATGCTGCAACGCTGACGGTTCATCCTGCTTACACCTGGCTGTATCCAGAATTACTATCTCAACTGGCTCGTATTGCCCAAGATTTTCCCCAGCAAGGGTTACAGCTAGCCTCTTCAGACTATCAGGCAGAGCGAGAAGAGTATTTGGAGCGAATTGGGGCAAAACGCATAGAACATACATTAGTTATGTCTCGCTCTGTGTGGCACAAGCTACGGGAGTCTAAATTCGTCTCCTTAGAAGGAATCCAGTGGACTGATATGCTGCAAGGTTTACAACCGGCACGTAAACCTATACCAGGTGGAATGTCATGGATACAACCAGGAAAGCTGCCATCGTCAGAGAAACCACTGCCAAGTAAGTCAGAACCGATTAACTTTTCGGGAAAAAACCCTAGCATGGAAGCATCGCTGATTCCTGAATCAGCAGATGTACAACAGGAGAATTAG
- a CDS encoding pentapeptide repeat-containing protein, which translates to MTSPIVRRSNQSGQSKEPERANSLLLASRRFAAWAAEITLVVTSGLIPFGIGVYANSRSDLNRVPLNPVLVVTERAIARPLALPVSYGIRNVAWPTNILWTIALLAPVTLSWWQLYLLAKTGSTIPKRWLKVRVVNEQGKPPGLGAVVIREGVGRWTVPISIAYLLWRYSFAFPNLGLFTFLSLLMIVGEGIGLPSRRGRRALHDQLAGTHTIDVLLASNRQAQSVSGNDEAEEWQEGNEELAETQTNHSPNLWRRIQQNPNLTLFGVGLTSMTAVLATLIGTQVYIQIQQSQRTTKQINSQQFLELVKQLTPNSGATNEQRQSAILAMGGLNDPQSIKFLADLLVSETNSSLLDTIQQALTTVGPQAIPELKNKNQFLVSELESVGSTATKERELRQGRLQRNQRTINKILSVYSGKIEGVDLSSTQLGQSGTPGSSFFNLVLDSLDLSGVKFKSANLNQASFKGSRFRSAGEDGRWDTYDDVMADLSQAQLQQANLTDANLSRVLMNRTDLSRATLNRANLSNARLYDAKLNSTQLVGADLRNAVLEKASLTGADLGDAKLNEANLYAARLGRATAIGTQLSFANLTNTDWQGADLSGAYLDRANLSNANLSATRLAGAVLRSAQMENVNLQNADLSLADLRGANVTGADFKGAILAPSKQDPADQFVQTPDLGSVSAVVQGVDFSQAKNLDAKQLAYICTQGGIHPRCP; encoded by the coding sequence ATGACCTCACCAATTGTCAGGAGAAGTAATCAATCTGGTCAGTCAAAAGAACCGGAAAGAGCCAATTCGCTGTTGCTAGCAAGCAGGCGTTTTGCTGCTTGGGCGGCTGAAATCACACTAGTGGTTACTAGTGGGTTGATTCCCTTCGGCATTGGTGTCTATGCCAATTCTAGAAGCGATCTGAACCGAGTACCGCTTAACCCCGTGCTGGTAGTCACGGAAAGAGCGATCGCTAGACCCTTAGCTTTGCCTGTGAGCTATGGCATCCGTAACGTCGCATGGCCAACTAATATTTTGTGGACAATCGCCCTGTTAGCACCTGTAACTCTCTCATGGTGGCAATTGTATTTACTAGCTAAGACTGGTAGCACAATCCCTAAACGTTGGTTAAAAGTGCGGGTTGTCAACGAGCAAGGAAAGCCACCTGGTTTGGGCGCAGTGGTGATTAGAGAAGGAGTTGGGCGTTGGACTGTACCCATTTCCATCGCCTATCTGCTGTGGCGCTACAGCTTTGCTTTTCCGAATTTAGGATTATTCACATTTTTGTCTTTGTTGATGATTGTGGGTGAAGGGATAGGCTTACCGTCACGTCGGGGGCGTCGCGCATTGCACGATCAACTCGCAGGCACTCATACAATAGATGTACTCTTAGCTAGCAACAGACAAGCTCAATCTGTCAGCGGTAATGATGAAGCAGAAGAATGGCAGGAGGGAAATGAAGAATTAGCGGAAACCCAAACCAACCATTCGCCTAATCTGTGGCGGCGGATACAACAAAATCCCAATCTAACTTTGTTTGGGGTAGGGCTGACGAGTATGACTGCTGTGTTGGCAACTTTAATTGGCACTCAAGTTTATATCCAAATTCAACAATCCCAGCGAACAACCAAGCAAATTAATAGCCAACAGTTCCTCGAACTTGTCAAACAATTGACTCCCAACTCTGGGGCGACTAATGAGCAACGCCAAAGTGCAATTCTAGCTATGGGTGGTCTTAATGACCCACAATCCATTAAATTTCTGGCAGATTTATTAGTTAGTGAAACCAACTCTAGTCTTCTGGATACGATTCAACAAGCTTTGACAACTGTCGGGCCTCAAGCCATCCCTGAATTAAAAAATAAGAATCAGTTTTTGGTTAGCGAACTGGAATCTGTGGGTAGCACTGCAACCAAAGAGCGGGAATTGCGGCAAGGGCGGCTGCAAAGAAACCAGCGGACGATCAACAAGATTCTCTCTGTTTACAGCGGGAAAATCGAGGGCGTTGACCTTAGTAGCACCCAATTAGGTCAAAGCGGTACTCCTGGAAGTTCCTTCTTCAACTTGGTACTAGACAGCCTTGATTTATCAGGAGTTAAGTTTAAATCTGCAAATCTTAACCAAGCCAGCTTTAAGGGTAGCCGCTTCCGGAGTGCGGGTGAGGATGGACGCTGGGATACTTACGACGATGTGATGGCTGATTTAAGCCAAGCTCAGTTGCAGCAAGCCAATCTTACTGATGCTAACCTCAGTCGTGTATTGATGAACCGTACCGACTTGAGCCGCGCCACTCTCAATAGAGCTAACTTATCCAATGCGCGTCTATATGACGCTAAACTCAATAGCACCCAACTAGTAGGAGCCGATCTGCGAAACGCAGTTTTGGAAAAAGCCAGCTTGACTGGAGCTGATTTAGGTGACGCCAAATTGAACGAAGCCAATCTGTATGCCGCGCGTTTAGGTCGCGCCACTGCTATAGGAACACAATTATCCTTTGCCAATTTAACTAACACTGATTGGCAAGGGGCAGATTTATCAGGAGCCTATTTGGATCGTGCTAATCTCAGCAATGCTAACCTCAGCGCCACTCGTTTAGCTGGTGCTGTTTTGCGTTCTGCCCAGATGGAAAACGTTAACTTGCAAAATGCCGACCTAAGTCTTGCAGATTTACGGGGGGCGAATGTCACCGGAGCAGATTTTAAGGGAGCAATTCTCGCCCCCAGCAAACAAGATCCAGCAGATCAATTTGTCCAAACCCCAGATTTAGGCTCAGTATCTGCCGTAGTCCAAGGTGTTGATTTTTCTCAAGCTAAAAATTTAGATGCCAAGCAATTAGCCTACATTTGTACTCAAGGAGGCATTCATCCCCGTTGCCCGTAG
- a CDS encoding glycosyltransferase family 4 protein: MHITTVAENLKLGHKVNKKTNHVFVFLEIFAHEGGIQSYIKDIFRAYLGLSQDYKAEVFLLRDSPDSLNVFEDENLKFHYFKNQSPYLGRLQMAAALLKCLLQSRPQQVFCGHINLAVLVQTLCQPLGIPYTVLTYGKEVWEPLKNQERRALISAIGIWTISRYSRDRACVANSLNPKMVQMMPCAIDGDKFTPGSKQPELLQKYGFTGAKVLMTVARLWSGDIYKGVDVTIRALPQIAQVFPEVKYLVIGRGDDQPRLAQLAQDLGVSDRVVFAGFVATEELMEHYRLADAYIMPSQEGFGIVYLEAMACGVPVLSGDDDGSADPLQDGKLGWRVPHRSPDAVAAACIEMLQGDDQRCDGKWLREQAIALFGIDAFQQHLQKMLISSVLSPNNK; this comes from the coding sequence ATGCACATCACTACAGTGGCAGAAAACCTCAAGTTAGGTCATAAAGTTAACAAAAAAACTAACCATGTCTTCGTGTTCTTAGAAATTTTTGCTCACGAAGGTGGTATTCAATCATATATAAAAGATATTTTTCGTGCTTATCTGGGATTGAGCCAAGACTACAAGGCAGAAGTCTTTTTGCTAAGAGATAGTCCTGATAGCTTAAATGTGTTTGAAGACGAGAACTTAAAATTTCATTACTTTAAAAATCAGTCTCCCTATTTGGGGAGACTGCAAATGGCAGCGGCTTTACTTAAATGTCTGTTGCAAAGCCGTCCCCAGCAAGTGTTCTGCGGTCATATTAACTTAGCAGTACTAGTACAAACTCTTTGCCAGCCTTTAGGCATTCCTTACACTGTGTTAACTTATGGTAAGGAAGTCTGGGAACCGCTGAAAAATCAAGAACGCCGCGCCTTGATATCAGCAATTGGAATTTGGACAATTAGTCGCTACAGCCGCGATCGCGCTTGTGTTGCGAATAGTCTAAACCCCAAAATGGTACAAATGATGCCTTGTGCAATTGATGGAGATAAATTTACACCTGGTTCCAAGCAGCCAGAATTACTCCAGAAGTATGGCTTTACTGGTGCTAAGGTGTTGATGACAGTAGCGCGGTTATGGTCAGGGGATATTTACAAGGGTGTAGATGTCACCATTCGGGCATTACCACAAATCGCTCAGGTTTTTCCAGAAGTCAAATATTTGGTAATTGGTCGCGGTGATGACCAACCGCGATTGGCGCAGCTAGCACAAGATTTAGGTGTGAGCGATCGCGTCGTATTTGCTGGTTTCGTTGCTACAGAAGAATTAATGGAACATTACCGCCTTGCTGATGCCTATATTATGCCTTCGCAAGAAGGCTTTGGCATTGTTTATCTGGAAGCAATGGCTTGTGGAGTACCTGTATTATCTGGTGACGACGATGGTTCCGCTGACCCCTTGCAGGATGGTAAACTGGGATGGCGAGTACCACACCGCAGTCCTGATGCTGTAGCAGCGGCTTGTATAGAAATGCTTCAAGGGGATGACCAGCGATGTGATGGAAAGTGGCTGCGAGAACAAGCGATCGCTCTGTTTGGCATAGATGCCTTCCAACAGCACTTGCAAAAAATGCTTATATCCTCAGTTTTGAGTCCCAATAACAAATGA
- the ruvX gene encoding Holliday junction resolvase RuvX: MISQEQSKPFISALGLDFGRKRIGVAGCDRTGLIATGITTIERASFEQDVEQIRQLVNEREVQVLVMGLPYSMDGSIGFQARQVQKFTTRLAKALKLPVEYVDERLTSFQAEQLLIAENRSPSRNKGLIDRKAAALILQQWLDVKRASSRSSVAVIEY, translated from the coding sequence GTGATATCCCAAGAGCAATCAAAACCGTTTATTTCAGCCTTGGGACTAGATTTTGGTCGCAAGCGAATTGGTGTGGCTGGGTGCGATCGCACGGGTTTAATTGCCACGGGGATCACCACAATTGAGCGTGCATCTTTTGAGCAAGATGTCGAGCAAATCCGACAACTAGTTAATGAACGCGAGGTGCAAGTTCTAGTGATGGGCTTACCTTATTCAATGGATGGCTCAATAGGATTTCAGGCGCGTCAAGTTCAGAAATTTACTACAAGACTTGCTAAAGCACTAAAACTGCCTGTGGAATATGTGGATGAGCGATTAACTTCATTTCAAGCAGAGCAACTGCTGATAGCTGAAAACCGCTCCCCGTCACGCAATAAAGGTTTGATTGACCGCAAGGCAGCCGCTTTGATTTTGCAACAATGGCTGGATGTTAAGCGTGCCAGTTCCCGTAGTTCAGTGGCGGTTATTGAGTATTGA